Proteins encoded within one genomic window of Halocatena marina:
- a CDS encoding MFS transporter, whose amino-acid sequence MESKRQRVAIGVGAIANKAAVMLMGTVMSIYIGRNGSPFAVGLVYTVFWAFLMIFSPIWGSVADITGKRRAVLVGTALLATLGTAPLIFVNGVGPMIGFRALFAVFAAGFLPVMLTIVNQHGGASTRGRSLGFFNSATAVGLMAGQFFSGILIDALSPNRVFLVVTGVSALVAVACAFVDEPTATNRDPSRSVLFAEIRSRLVGGDTDVLHRNGIRWLYVAVFLRNMTVLGVGGLLPIYLVARVGVSTFLMGALLTINPICQVVFMYVLGRVSDIMGRKPLIVGGAFGSGLYAAVLSMATVPTSIVGRVAVVAIGFLLLAGGFSALMTGTIAFIGDIAPEERESELIGFRQTARGLGGAIGPSVLGAIATVMSYSVAFAVGSLLSFVAAAIVAYHLIESHPSAELDASLALRE is encoded by the coding sequence GTGGAAAGCAAACGACAGCGCGTCGCTATCGGGGTCGGAGCCATCGCGAATAAGGCTGCGGTAATGCTCATGGGGACGGTGATGTCCATCTACATCGGTCGGAACGGTTCCCCATTTGCTGTTGGTCTCGTCTATACGGTGTTCTGGGCATTTTTGATGATTTTCTCGCCAATTTGGGGGTCGGTCGCTGATATTACTGGGAAGCGACGAGCTGTTCTCGTGGGGACAGCGCTCCTCGCAACGCTCGGAACCGCACCATTGATCTTCGTAAACGGCGTGGGACCAATGATCGGATTTCGAGCGTTGTTTGCCGTGTTTGCTGCGGGATTTCTTCCTGTCATGCTAACGATCGTAAATCAACACGGCGGAGCGTCGACGCGGGGTCGCTCGCTCGGTTTCTTCAACAGCGCGACTGCGGTCGGACTTATGGCCGGTCAGTTTTTCTCAGGAATTCTGATTGACGCACTCTCGCCCAATCGGGTGTTTCTCGTCGTGACGGGAGTGAGCGCCCTCGTGGCCGTTGCCTGTGCGTTCGTCGACGAGCCGACAGCGACAAATAGAGATCCGTCGCGGTCTGTCCTCTTTGCTGAGATCCGTAGTCGACTCGTCGGGGGTGACACTGATGTCCTCCACCGCAACGGCATCCGATGGTTGTACGTTGCGGTATTTCTCCGGAACATGACTGTGTTGGGCGTGGGAGGATTACTCCCAATTTATCTCGTCGCGAGAGTGGGCGTCTCCACATTTCTCATGGGTGCCCTGCTCACTATCAACCCCATCTGTCAGGTCGTCTTTATGTACGTACTCGGGCGCGTCTCGGATATTATGGGCCGAAAGCCCCTCATCGTCGGTGGAGCATTCGGAAGCGGGTTATACGCAGCAGTTCTCTCGATGGCGACGGTTCCGACCTCCATCGTTGGACGCGTTGCAGTCGTCGCTATCGGATTTCTCTTGCTTGCAGGGGGCTTCTCTGCGCTCATGACCGGAACGATCGCATTCATCGGCGATATTGCACCTGAAGAGCGTGAATCTGAGCTCATCGGGTTCCGACAAACAGCTCGGGGATTGGGCGGTGCGATCGGTCCGAGCGTTCTCGGGGCTATCGCTACAGTGATGAGCTACTCCGTCGCGTTCGCTGTTGGGAGTCTCCTCTCGTTCGTTGCGGCGGCGATCGTGGCGTACCATCTCATCGAAAGCCACCCGAGTGCCGAGCTGGACGCCTCACTGGCGCTTCGGGAATAG
- a CDS encoding Gfo/Idh/MocA family protein codes for MTYKAGIIGAGGIAGMGILGMHDEDQIGTERIRASHAGGYEANDDIELIAIADVNAEKRTTFGDAWDISPDRRYEDHNAMLESEDLDIISVCTPSLLHADHVIAAANSEASPDVIWCEKPIASCIADAESMIAVCEETDTELVVNHSFRFTSKQQRLRDYIQNDELLGDVQAVTAQFRMELLRNSTHLIDTLVQLLDTRAARVSGYLSGENEAAESLDVTRRVDDTGGGGFIVMEDGTFVTLDCTIPRESSSMTYQFIGSSGKLYLNNDDGEWRYWALEDGTHVETPLSDIDGAWTWDEDYTESFANATAHIVEILNGSAENRSSGREAIRSLEIIVALYLSHETGAHVSMPLARPLREIEITSW; via the coding sequence ATGACCTACAAAGCAGGCATCATCGGTGCGGGCGGTATCGCTGGGATGGGTATTCTTGGAATGCACGACGAAGATCAGATCGGCACAGAACGGATTCGCGCGAGTCACGCGGGTGGATACGAGGCGAACGATGACATCGAACTCATAGCAATCGCAGATGTCAATGCTGAAAAGCGAACCACGTTTGGTGACGCGTGGGACATCTCTCCCGATCGTCGGTACGAGGATCACAACGCGATGCTCGAATCAGAGGATTTGGATATTATCTCGGTCTGTACACCATCGCTGTTACACGCCGATCACGTCATTGCCGCAGCGAATTCGGAGGCCTCTCCAGACGTGATCTGGTGTGAGAAGCCGATCGCATCGTGCATCGCAGACGCCGAATCGATGATCGCTGTTTGTGAGGAGACTGATACAGAACTCGTCGTGAATCACTCGTTCCGGTTTACGAGCAAGCAACAGCGTCTCCGTGACTACATCCAGAACGATGAACTTCTTGGGGACGTTCAGGCGGTGACTGCACAGTTCCGGATGGAGCTACTGCGCAATTCGACCCACCTGATCGATACGCTGGTGCAGTTATTAGACACACGAGCGGCGCGCGTGAGTGGCTATCTCTCTGGAGAGAACGAGGCGGCCGAGTCACTCGACGTGACACGACGCGTCGATGACACCGGAGGTGGTGGGTTCATCGTCATGGAGGATGGCACGTTCGTCACTCTCGACTGTACGATTCCGCGGGAAAGCTCTTCGATGACGTACCAGTTCATCGGTTCAAGCGGGAAGCTCTATCTCAACAACGACGACGGAGAATGGCGATACTGGGCGCTTGAGGACGGAACACACGTCGAAACTCCGCTTTCGGATATCGACGGAGCATGGACGTGGGACGAGGATTACACCGAGTCGTTTGCAAACGCAACAGCACACATCGTAGAGATCCTGAATGGATCGGCCGAAAACCGTTCGAGCGGGCGGGAAGCCATTCGCTCGCTCGAAATCATCGTCGCGCTGTATCTCTCTCACGAAACCGGTGCGCACGTCTCGATGCCGCTCGCTCGGCCACTTCGGGAGATCGAAATAACTTCGTGGTAG
- a CDS encoding LUD domain-containing protein has product MSDVETRRRTAEQIRTLLETEGESVQKNTSHFNRQQYEVTENFDQYEEARTRARAIKEDAIEHLPELIEQVEDAVTANGGSVYIAEDAADAREHVADLVGDATVVKSKSMTTEEIELNERLSQNGADVWETDLGEFVLQVADETPSHIVGPSLHKSRDEIAQLFNTRFDPEEPLQTAEELTDFAREYLGERICEADIGITGANFIAADSGTLALVTNEGNARKSAVTPDTHVAVAGVEKLVPSVGDLEPFFELISKAATGQDIPQYLTLLTPPVGTPTLDFETNDTLESSNDRAFHLVLIDNGRLSMRDDPELKETLYCIRCGACSNSCANFQHVGGHAFGGETYSGGIATGWEAGVEGLDTAAEFNDLCTGCSRCVNNCPVKIDIPWINTAVRDRINQAGDDQFDWLVEGLTPDEEGSIDARKRLFGNFEMLAKIGSATAPVSNWLMNARPTKALLERTLGVDRRRSLPSFERETLRDWFDARGGSDIADPRREAVLYPDVYTNYVHTDRGKAAVRTLESLGVVVHIPAVSESGRAPLSQGLISTARARATSVADTLDSHLDQGRDVVVIEPSDFAMFQRDYERLLPAKEHERLREQSYEMLEYVYGLLANGADKDVLSRGEHIAYHSHCQQRTLGLETYTEAVFEDLGYEVVTSDVECCGMAGSFGYKQEYYDLSVDIGDDLRSEFTDVDGPIVASGTSCLEQLESLMSPRVQHPIEIIAPDNY; this is encoded by the coding sequence ATGAGCGATGTCGAGACACGCAGACGGACGGCAGAACAGATCAGGACGCTGCTCGAAACCGAAGGCGAGTCCGTCCAGAAGAACACGTCACATTTCAATCGGCAGCAATACGAGGTTACCGAGAACTTTGATCAGTACGAAGAGGCGCGTACTCGTGCGCGAGCGATCAAAGAGGACGCGATCGAACACCTTCCAGAGCTAATTGAGCAAGTCGAGGACGCCGTCACAGCAAACGGGGGGAGCGTCTACATCGCCGAAGACGCTGCTGATGCGCGCGAGCACGTCGCTGACCTCGTTGGCGATGCCACGGTCGTAAAGAGCAAGTCGATGACGACCGAGGAGATCGAACTCAACGAACGTCTTTCGCAAAACGGTGCCGATGTCTGGGAGACTGATCTCGGAGAGTTCGTACTGCAGGTGGCCGATGAAACACCCTCGCACATCGTCGGTCCGTCGCTGCATAAATCTCGAGACGAAATTGCTCAACTGTTCAACACTCGATTCGATCCCGAAGAGCCGCTCCAGACCGCCGAAGAACTAACAGACTTTGCGCGCGAATATCTGGGCGAGCGAATCTGTGAGGCCGATATTGGAATCACAGGTGCAAACTTCATCGCCGCAGACAGTGGAACGCTCGCGCTCGTGACAAACGAAGGAAACGCACGCAAGTCCGCGGTGACACCGGATACGCACGTCGCGGTCGCTGGCGTCGAAAAGTTGGTTCCGTCCGTCGGTGACCTCGAACCATTCTTCGAACTCATCTCCAAAGCGGCGACCGGTCAGGATATCCCTCAGTATTTGACGCTACTCACGCCACCAGTCGGAACACCGACACTGGATTTCGAGACGAACGATACATTGGAGAGCAGCAATGATCGAGCGTTCCATCTCGTGCTCATCGATAACGGGCGACTATCGATGCGAGATGACCCAGAACTGAAAGAGACGCTCTACTGCATCCGGTGTGGTGCCTGCTCGAATTCGTGTGCGAACTTCCAACACGTTGGTGGCCACGCATTCGGTGGCGAGACGTATTCGGGTGGAATCGCCACCGGGTGGGAAGCCGGTGTTGAAGGACTCGATACGGCTGCTGAATTCAACGATCTCTGTACCGGTTGCTCGCGCTGTGTCAACAACTGCCCAGTGAAGATCGATATTCCGTGGATCAACACCGCTGTTCGCGACCGGATCAACCAAGCAGGTGATGATCAGTTCGACTGGCTCGTCGAAGGACTTACACCAGACGAAGAAGGGAGTATCGACGCGAGAAAGCGTCTCTTCGGAAATTTCGAGATGCTGGCAAAGATTGGCAGCGCGACAGCACCAGTGTCCAACTGGCTGATGAACGCTCGTCCCACGAAAGCGTTGCTGGAGCGAACGTTGGGCGTCGATCGACGACGGTCGCTGCCGTCATTCGAGCGCGAAACACTACGCGATTGGTTCGACGCTCGCGGCGGCTCTGATATCGCAGACCCACGGCGAGAAGCCGTCCTCTACCCCGATGTTTACACCAACTACGTTCACACTGATCGCGGCAAAGCAGCCGTCCGAACGCTCGAATCGCTGGGAGTCGTGGTTCACATTCCAGCAGTATCCGAAAGCGGGCGGGCACCACTCTCACAGGGACTGATCTCGACAGCGCGAGCGCGCGCCACCAGCGTCGCCGACACGCTCGATTCGCACCTCGATCAAGGACGAGACGTGGTAGTGATCGAACCGAGCGACTTCGCCATGTTCCAACGAGACTACGAGCGATTGCTCCCAGCCAAAGAGCACGAACGGCTCCGAGAGCAGAGCTACGAAATGCTCGAATACGTATACGGTCTCCTCGCTAACGGGGCCGACAAGGACGTGCTCTCTCGTGGTGAACACATTGCATATCACAGCCACTGTCAGCAACGAACACTGGGACTTGAAACGTACACCGAAGCCGTTTTCGAAGATCTTGGATACGAGGTCGTGACATCCGATGTCGAGTGCTGTGGGATGGCTGGCTCGTTCGGGTACAAACAGGAGTACTACGACCTCAGCGTCGATATTGGAGACGATCTCCGATCGGAGTTCACCGATGTCGATGGGCCTATCGTCGCAAGTGGTACCTCTTGTCTCGAACAGTTGGAGAGTCTGATGAGCCCTCGCGTCCAACACCCGATCGAAATCATCGCTCCCGATAACTACTGA
- a CDS encoding LUD domain-containing protein yields the protein MTSDRIEDFERSAHAHETSTVRTVADEFEQALSAAVVPPAVGASFPLDGISVSMDITTEPSPEQIREAQTGVTPAGLGIAEYGTIAIQSRTAGDEPISLYPERHVAVLCASDIVPRMSDAVEWLETEIDAGHDSVVFATGPSATGDMGALVRGVHGPKEVHIIVVTDR from the coding sequence ATGACATCGGATCGAATCGAAGACTTCGAACGATCGGCGCATGCTCACGAGACGAGCACTGTTCGCACGGTGGCCGATGAGTTCGAACAGGCACTCTCGGCCGCGGTCGTCCCGCCAGCAGTCGGGGCATCGTTCCCACTGGATGGGATTTCAGTATCGATGGATATTACGACAGAGCCATCACCCGAGCAGATTCGGGAGGCCCAGACAGGTGTGACGCCCGCCGGTCTCGGAATTGCTGAGTATGGGACGATTGCCATCCAATCACGGACAGCGGGTGACGAACCGATCAGTCTCTACCCCGAACGTCACGTGGCTGTACTTTGTGCGAGCGATATCGTTCCACGGATGAGTGATGCGGTCGAGTGGCTCGAAACAGAAATTGATGCCGGACACGACTCTGTCGTGTTTGCAACCGGTCCGAGTGCTACAGGCGATATGGGGGCGCTCGTTCGTGGTGTCCACGGTCCAAAAGAAGTTCACATCATCGTGGTGACTGACCGATGA
- a CDS encoding Nramp family divalent metal transporter gives MCAKTNQSKGESVPDADPPTTDEQYEKEEITYPEPPEELQPGSRNWRKLLLYFGPGAIVASMTLGSGETLFAPRGGAIFGFSIIWALVWAGFVKGVMTYSGVRYRTLAGENIMSRWAKLPGPRGWFTLLMGFLALLAFPSWVGGLAKMLGQITAWVLGLPVNNTTAAALGTIMIVVTFGLDLLGGYEAVERAQVVIVAFLSAAIAVLAIATQPPLGKVMGGLIPMLPSDYAPFVHQKYPEVAARSVWVEVVTYMGAVGGGIYDYIGYVGYTKQRNWGIFSRSDADDVEDLVRELAPGQTVPIDTDESNIRRGRSWLKAPQIDVTLSFLAITFFTATAMVLGAQSLNATERIPSGFNLYTYQAMWFTDIAPGLDILWQIGVFFAIFGTMYATWEGYTWTWLMSFRPFSSRVRDLEKNNLNLARTLTFIYCGGLGLVLMWSDLSAVAIVTPASILGGVFGCGLWCFGMIWAEKTALPAELRGNNLYYAALVVSGLFLTFSGIISIIEYLGLMTF, from the coding sequence ATGTGTGCTAAGACGAACCAGTCCAAAGGAGAATCGGTACCGGATGCCGATCCACCGACAACAGACGAACAGTACGAGAAAGAGGAGATAACGTATCCGGAGCCACCCGAGGAGCTACAGCCGGGATCACGGAACTGGCGGAAATTGCTCCTCTATTTCGGACCGGGAGCGATCGTCGCGTCGATGACGCTTGGTTCCGGTGAGACGCTATTCGCCCCGCGTGGAGGTGCGATTTTTGGCTTCTCGATCATCTGGGCCCTCGTGTGGGCGGGATTCGTAAAGGGCGTCATGACCTACTCCGGCGTCCGTTATCGGACACTTGCAGGTGAGAACATCATGTCCCGGTGGGCGAAGCTGCCGGGACCGCGTGGATGGTTTACGCTTCTGATGGGCTTTCTCGCCCTGCTGGCGTTTCCATCGTGGGTTGGTGGGCTCGCAAAGATGCTCGGTCAGATCACCGCGTGGGTACTCGGGCTGCCGGTGAACAACACCACGGCAGCCGCTCTCGGTACGATCATGATCGTCGTTACGTTCGGACTCGATCTGTTGGGTGGGTACGAAGCCGTTGAGCGAGCACAGGTAGTAATCGTAGCGTTTCTTTCGGCTGCGATCGCGGTTTTGGCGATCGCCACACAGCCACCACTCGGCAAGGTGATGGGTGGTCTTATTCCGATGCTTCCGAGTGATTATGCTCCGTTCGTACATCAAAAATACCCCGAGGTTGCCGCTCGCTCTGTTTGGGTCGAAGTGGTGACGTACATGGGAGCCGTCGGTGGCGGTATCTACGATTACATTGGATACGTCGGTTACACGAAGCAACGTAACTGGGGGATATTCAGCCGTTCGGATGCCGACGATGTCGAGGATCTCGTTCGAGAACTCGCACCCGGGCAAACGGTGCCGATCGATACCGATGAGAGCAATATCCGTCGTGGACGTTCGTGGTTGAAAGCTCCCCAGATCGACGTAACACTGTCGTTCCTCGCTATCACTTTCTTCACCGCTACCGCGATGGTGCTTGGCGCACAGAGTCTCAACGCGACAGAACGCATCCCATCTGGATTCAACCTCTATACGTACCAAGCAATGTGGTTCACCGACATCGCACCCGGTCTCGATATATTGTGGCAGATTGGCGTCTTCTTCGCTATTTTCGGGACGATGTACGCGACGTGGGAAGGGTACACGTGGACGTGGCTCATGTCGTTCCGACCATTTTCCTCGCGCGTTCGTGACTTAGAGAAGAACAATTTGAACCTCGCCCGGACGCTGACATTTATCTACTGTGGTGGTTTGGGTCTTGTCTTGATGTGGTCGGATCTGAGTGCCGTCGCAATCGTCACGCCGGCCTCGATTCTCGGTGGTGTTTTCGGCTGTGGATTGTGGTGTTTCGGTATGATTTGGGCAGAAAAGACGGCACTGCCCGCCGAGCTTCGAGGCAACAACCTCTATTACGCTGCGCTCGTCGTGTCGGGACTCTTCCTGACGTTCTCTGGAATCATCTCGATCATCGAATATCTCGGGCTAATGACGTTCTGA
- a CDS encoding mandelate racemase family protein → MGSPTITRIESIEFGYPLEDTGYDEHGFNLVYDPGSQTERKLFGIRIHTDEGITGEYVGGNSPGAAQINMFANYLIGKNPLQRERHWSEIKRALRKYDRMGIGPIDIALWDIAGKHYDAPIHELLGTYRERIPAYASTYHGDENGGLDSPDAFGEFAEDCLDMGYGGFKIHGWGGSDASRNLDREVAAILEVGERVGDEMDLMCDPACEYETFADALKVGRACDEAGFFWYEDPYRDGGISQHGHRKLAQKLDTPILQTEHVRGLEPHTDFLVNEATDFLRADPEYDAGITGAMKIARVAEGFGVDVEFHAPGPAQRHCIAATRNSNYYELALVHPDCQNTQPPVYSGGYSDMIDTIDENGTVAVPDGPGLGVEYDWEYIEDHQTGSVHVYE, encoded by the coding sequence ATGGGTTCACCCACGATCACCCGTATCGAAAGCATCGAATTCGGGTATCCGCTCGAAGACACCGGCTACGACGAACACGGATTCAATCTCGTCTACGATCCCGGAAGCCAGACCGAACGGAAGCTCTTTGGAATCCGGATCCACACCGACGAGGGGATCACCGGAGAGTACGTTGGTGGGAACTCCCCCGGTGCGGCGCAGATCAACATGTTTGCGAATTATCTCATCGGGAAGAATCCACTCCAGCGCGAGCGCCACTGGAGCGAAATCAAGCGCGCGCTCCGGAAGTACGATCGAATGGGTATCGGACCGATCGATATCGCACTCTGGGATATCGCCGGGAAGCACTATGACGCGCCGATTCACGAACTGCTGGGGACTTACCGCGAGCGAATCCCTGCTTATGCTTCGACCTACCACGGCGACGAAAATGGGGGACTCGACTCCCCGGATGCATTCGGGGAGTTCGCTGAAGACTGCCTCGATATGGGCTATGGCGGGTTCAAAATACACGGATGGGGTGGCTCTGACGCCTCACGAAATCTCGATCGTGAAGTTGCGGCGATCCTCGAAGTCGGAGAGCGTGTTGGCGACGAAATGGATCTCATGTGCGATCCTGCCTGCGAATACGAGACATTTGCTGATGCACTCAAAGTCGGGCGTGCCTGTGATGAGGCAGGATTCTTCTGGTATGAGGATCCATACCGTGATGGTGGAATCTCCCAACACGGTCATCGAAAGCTCGCTCAGAAGCTCGATACCCCGATTCTCCAAACCGAACACGTCCGTGGGTTAGAGCCTCACACGGATTTCCTCGTGAACGAGGCGACGGACTTCCTCCGGGCCGATCCCGAGTACGACGCAGGCATTACCGGAGCGATGAAGATTGCACGCGTCGCAGAGGGCTTCGGCGTCGATGTCGAATTCCATGCTCCGGGACCTGCACAACGTCACTGTATCGCGGCAACACGAAACTCGAACTACTACGAACTGGCCCTCGTCCACCCTGACTGTCAGAACACGCAACCGCCTGTCTATTCCGGTGGTTACTCCGATATGATCGACACCATCGACGAGAACGGAACTGTCGCCGTTCCAGACGGCCCCGGATTGGGTGTTGAGTACGACTGGGAGTATATCGAAGACCACCAGACGGGAAGCGTTCACGTCTACGAGTGA
- a CDS encoding fumarylacetoacetate hydrolase family protein, with the protein MRYYRLTDGRTSRLAAGDDDAVYDVTNARSEVASFRDLVRTASAIGEDIDSVTERILTDAERIDLSKESVGAPVIASEIWAAGVTYKISEEARQAESAMPDVYRRVYEGERPEIFFKATPSRTVGPNEAVGVRSDSDWDVPEPELAVVLYRGEIVGYTIGNDVSSRSIEGENPLYLPQAKVYDRCCSIGPCIASTNSIPDPHDVTITMQIRRDGEIAFDESTSTSQMIHECSELASYYTRSNPVPELAVLLTGTSLVPEEEFTLSEGDEVDIEIDEIGTLHNSVVSV; encoded by the coding sequence ATGAGGTATTACCGTCTAACCGACGGCCGTACGTCTCGACTGGCGGCCGGCGATGACGATGCAGTGTACGATGTAACGAATGCTCGAAGCGAAGTCGCATCATTTCGAGATCTTGTCCGGACTGCGTCCGCTATCGGAGAAGACATTGACAGCGTTACCGAACGGATACTCACTGATGCCGAACGAATCGACCTCAGCAAAGAATCGGTTGGCGCACCGGTAATAGCCAGCGAGATATGGGCTGCTGGGGTCACCTACAAGATCAGTGAAGAAGCACGGCAAGCTGAAAGCGCCATGCCAGATGTCTATCGCCGGGTATACGAAGGCGAGCGGCCGGAGATCTTCTTCAAGGCGACACCGAGTCGAACTGTTGGACCGAATGAAGCCGTCGGTGTCCGATCCGATTCCGACTGGGACGTTCCCGAACCGGAACTCGCTGTCGTGCTCTACCGAGGAGAGATCGTCGGCTACACCATCGGCAACGATGTGAGCAGCCGATCGATCGAAGGGGAAAATCCACTGTATCTCCCGCAAGCGAAGGTGTACGACCGGTGTTGTTCGATCGGTCCGTGCATCGCTTCGACGAACTCCATTCCCGATCCCCACGACGTGACGATTACCATGCAGATCAGAAGAGACGGGGAAATAGCCTTCGATGAATCGACTTCGACCTCACAGATGATTCATGAATGCTCCGAACTCGCCAGCTACTACACGCGGTCTAACCCGGTACCGGAACTCGCGGTGCTGTTGACGGGAACGTCACTCGTTCCTGAAGAAGAGTTCACTCTTTCAGAAGGAGATGAAGTCGACATCGAAATCGACGAAATCGGAACACTGCACAACAGCGTCGTTTCTGTCTGA
- a CDS encoding D-2-hydroxyacid dehydrogenase: protein MSKNTPDVLVFRTGAHGMSSEKYAAELRERLPNHTIECARTPQEERELIADVTVATGHHFDAELLEHASNLELFACAAAGVNHLPLEELESRDIAVTNASGVHGPNIAEHVIGNILVFSRNLHEGWRRQQRTEWRHFRAHSRELIDSTVTVVGLGAIGEAIIDRLKPFGCHIIGARYTPEKGGVGADEVIGFDTGDFHDALARTDYLVLACPLTETTRGLIDSAAFDTLPPEAVVVNIGRGPLIETDALLSAIRGNNIRGAALDVTDPEPLPADHELWGMGNVLITPHNAGDTDQYYPRLADIVTENLTQIEATGNYDEIKNRVL, encoded by the coding sequence ATGAGTAAGAACACGCCGGACGTGCTGGTGTTTCGGACGGGGGCTCACGGTATGTCGAGCGAGAAATATGCCGCAGAGCTGCGCGAGCGCCTTCCGAATCACACTATCGAATGCGCGCGCACTCCGCAAGAAGAACGCGAACTCATCGCCGACGTGACGGTGGCAACGGGACACCACTTCGACGCCGAGCTTTTAGAACACGCTTCGAATCTCGAACTGTTCGCCTGTGCGGCCGCTGGTGTTAACCACCTCCCATTAGAGGAACTTGAGAGTCGAGACATCGCGGTCACAAACGCTTCTGGTGTCCACGGACCGAACATCGCTGAACACGTCATCGGGAACATTCTCGTGTTCAGTCGGAACCTACACGAGGGATGGCGCCGCCAGCAACGCACCGAGTGGCGTCACTTTCGCGCCCATTCCCGCGAACTGATCGACTCGACAGTTACTGTCGTGGGGTTGGGCGCGATCGGCGAGGCAATCATCGACCGGCTAAAACCGTTTGGCTGTCATATTATTGGCGCTCGATACACGCCAGAAAAAGGTGGAGTCGGAGCCGATGAAGTCATTGGGTTCGATACTGGCGACTTTCACGATGCGCTCGCCAGAACGGACTATCTCGTCCTCGCGTGCCCGCTCACCGAGACGACGCGCGGATTGATCGATAGTGCTGCGTTCGATACACTCCCCCCCGAAGCCGTCGTCGTCAATATTGGACGTGGACCACTCATCGAGACGGATGCGTTGCTCAGTGCGATCAGAGGAAACAATATCCGTGGCGCAGCGCTCGATGTGACTGATCCAGAACCGCTCCCAGCGGATCACGAACTCTGGGGAATGGGGAATGTTCTCATCACACCACACAACGCTGGAGACACTGACCAGTACTACCCGCGTCTCGCTGATATAGTTACAGAGAATTTAACACAAATCGAGGCGACTGGCAACTACGACGAGATCAAGAACCGAGTGCTGTAG
- a CDS encoding MFS transporter translates to MSANENDRAVLALTMLGHATVHTFELSIPLLLSVWMTDFNVTAATIGGIVALGYSLFGLGALPAGMLADAYGRQPVIVACLIGMAGSFVLVSLAPNLIWLAVGLALWGIAASAYHPAGLSLISTGVTQQGRGFAYHGMAGNVGIAIGPLAVAFLLLVVDWRTVALILAVLAAVTAVAGFRLRIDETSGVQMDGGFDSPTTASEFVFSSRKLFAGGFAFVLVLVILEGLFYRGILTFLPELLENFINVPSLVVSGIAPSRYVYAGFLMIGLVGQYIGGWLSDREDSQRMLAIAYITMAAAALLFVPAANAGFTALLVTSGLISILLFGEQPLLQATVAEYSDPSIRGLSYGYMYLGTFGVGALGAAVTGSVLTYSNPSVLFVFLASIAFIAAVTTWLFRR, encoded by the coding sequence ATGTCCGCCAATGAGAATGACCGGGCCGTCCTCGCACTGACGATGCTCGGCCACGCGACGGTTCATACATTTGAGTTGTCTATTCCACTGTTGCTCAGCGTTTGGATGACCGACTTCAACGTGACCGCTGCCACCATCGGTGGAATCGTCGCATTGGGATATTCGTTGTTCGGTCTCGGGGCACTCCCTGCAGGAATGCTGGCGGATGCATACGGTCGTCAGCCCGTCATCGTCGCTTGTCTTATCGGTATGGCCGGTTCATTCGTACTGGTGAGTCTCGCACCGAATCTCATCTGGCTCGCTGTCGGGCTTGCTCTCTGGGGTATCGCTGCAAGTGCGTACCATCCGGCTGGCTTATCACTCATCAGCACTGGCGTCACTCAGCAGGGGCGTGGATTCGCCTACCACGGAATGGCTGGAAACGTCGGCATCGCAATTGGACCACTCGCTGTCGCGTTTCTTCTGCTTGTGGTTGACTGGCGAACTGTGGCGCTCATTCTCGCTGTGCTCGCTGCGGTTACCGCGGTCGCCGGTTTCCGTCTACGGATCGATGAAACGAGCGGCGTACAGATGGATGGTGGCTTCGACAGCCCGACGACTGCAAGCGAGTTCGTCTTTTCCTCTCGAAAGCTGTTCGCTGGCGGATTCGCGTTCGTACTCGTACTCGTCATCCTTGAGGGTTTATTCTATCGCGGAATACTGACATTCCTTCCCGAATTGCTAGAAAACTTCATCAACGTACCGTCCCTCGTTGTCTCCGGGATTGCACCCTCACGGTACGTGTACGCCGGGTTCCTCATGATTGGTCTTGTCGGCCAGTATATCGGCGGGTGGCTTTCTGACCGAGAGGACAGCCAGCGGATGCTCGCTATCGCATACATCACAATGGCAGCAGCAGCGTTGCTGTTCGTTCCCGCAGCGAACGCAGGTTTCACTGCACTTCTCGTTACCAGCGGACTGATCAGCATCTTACTATTTGGCGAACAACCCCTTCTTCAAGCGACTGTCGCCGAATACTCTGATCCGTCGATCCGAGGGCTTTCCTACGGCTACATGTATCTCGGAACGTTCGGTGTCGGCGCACTCGGAGCTGCGGTGACTGGTTCGGTTCTCACCTACTCGAATCCATCTGTTCTGTTCGTCTTCCTCGCCAGCATTGCTTTCATTGCAGCCGTCACCACGTGGCTATTTCGGCGGTAA